A genomic segment from Paenibacillus sp. encodes:
- a CDS encoding transglutaminase family protein — MKLKIRHITTYRYEDPVTDSVNEIRLSPRTNFRQSCYHHSITVEPTAPLFTYEDGFGNRIHAFTVNRLHQELVITSESTVVTHDNDGMLGRVLTPEEDWATLADDKLQNKYAEFLMPTHYASLDDGISAFANEARLAGAGVYDQVMALVSKIYAEFEYRPNATHVGATASDALRGRAGVCQDFAHLMIASCRAMGIPARYASGYHFIGDLQTRTADFEQASHAWVEAYIPGTGWLGFDPTNNNRVDERYIKLGHGRDYVDIVPVKGIYRGTPNQQLIVEVDVQRL, encoded by the coding sequence ATGAAGCTCAAAATTCGTCACATCACTACGTACCGGTACGAGGATCCGGTCACGGACAGTGTCAATGAAATCCGCTTGTCCCCGCGCACCAATTTCCGCCAATCGTGCTATCATCATTCGATCACGGTCGAGCCGACGGCGCCGCTGTTTACGTACGAGGACGGCTTCGGCAATCGCATCCACGCGTTCACGGTCAATCGATTGCACCAAGAGCTCGTCATCACGTCCGAATCGACGGTCGTGACGCACGACAACGACGGCATGCTCGGCCGCGTGCTGACGCCCGAGGAGGATTGGGCGACGCTCGCCGACGACAAGCTGCAGAACAAGTACGCCGAATTTTTGATGCCGACGCACTACGCTTCTCTCGACGACGGCATCTCCGCGTTCGCGAACGAGGCGCGGCTTGCGGGCGCCGGCGTGTACGACCAAGTGATGGCGCTCGTGTCCAAAATTTACGCCGAATTCGAATACCGACCGAACGCGACGCATGTCGGCGCGACGGCGTCCGACGCGCTGCGCGGGCGAGCCGGCGTCTGCCAAGACTTCGCCCACCTGATGATCGCCTCCTGCCGCGCGATGGGCATTCCGGCCCGCTACGCGAGCGGGTACCATTTCATCGGCGATCTGCAGACGCGAACGGCCGATTTCGAACAAGCGTCCCACGCTTGGGTGGAGGCATACATTCCGGGCACCGGCTGGCTCGGATTCGATCCGACCAACAACAACCGGGTCGACGAACGCTATATCAAACTCGGCCACGGGAGAGACTATGTCGACATCGTGCCGGTGAAAGGCATTTACCGCGGGACGCCCAACCAGCAGCTGATCGTCGAGGTGGACGTACAGCGATTATAG
- a CDS encoding chemotaxis protein CheX, with amino-acid sequence MQAELINPFLTSSIQVIEMLANVRPTVGQLQLKQVQYTERCVWLKINIHGQVERDILFGFPERMAMNMVSAMLGGYTVTGLDDMCRSAVAELGNMICGNASTMMNHRGIDVDITPPRLMDDGAPEWGKRAVSIPLDVGRIGHFDIHIIG; translated from the coding sequence ATGCAGGCCGAATTGATCAACCCGTTCCTGACGTCTTCGATTCAGGTGATCGAAATGCTAGCTAACGTTAGGCCGACGGTAGGGCAGCTGCAGCTGAAACAGGTGCAGTACACGGAGCGCTGCGTGTGGTTGAAAATAAACATACATGGTCAAGTGGAGCGCGACATTTTGTTCGGGTTTCCCGAACGGATGGCGATGAACATGGTCTCGGCGATGCTTGGCGGTTATACGGTGACGGGACTGGACGACATGTGCCGGAGCGCGGTGGCGGAGCTCGGCAATATGATCTGCGGCAACGCGAGCACGATGATGAACCACCGGGGCATCGACGTGGACATTACGCCGCCGCGGCTGATGGACGACGGCGCTCCCGAGTGGGGAAAGCGAGCGGTCAGCATTCCGCTCGATGTCGGTCGAATCGGGCATTTCGACATTCATATTATCGGTTGA
- a CDS encoding VOC family protein, translated as MYEALHHAAVVVTDLARAKRFYGDVLGLAELPDRPAFPFPGAWYAIGADQLHLIVHEGAKTLRGTRGIDSRDGHFAIRVRDAGEVRARLDAAGWAYDDRPQSVTGWHQLFVTDPDGNVLEFNSRKSE; from the coding sequence ATGTATGAGGCGCTGCATCATGCGGCGGTCGTCGTGACCGATTTGGCGCGCGCGAAGCGGTTTTACGGGGACGTGCTCGGCCTTGCGGAGCTGCCGGATCGGCCGGCGTTCCCGTTCCCGGGGGCGTGGTACGCGATCGGCGCCGATCAGCTGCACTTGATCGTTCATGAAGGGGCGAAGACGCTGCGCGGCACGCGCGGCATCGATTCGCGGGACGGCCATTTCGCCATTCGCGTTCGCGACGCAGGCGAGGTAAGGGCGCGGCTGGACGCGGCGGGGTGGGCGTACGACGACCGGCCGCAGAGCGTAACCGGCTGGCATCAGCTGTTCGTGACCGATCCGGACGGGAATGTGCTGGAATTTAACAGCCGGAAGAGCGAATGA